A genomic window from Halogeometricum borinquense DSM 11551 includes:
- the leuD gene encoding 3-isopropylmalate dehydratase small subunit — MTETIPEVDYVSGTGIPIRGNDIDTDQIIPARFMKVVTFDGLGQFAFFDLRFDDDDEPKDHPMNEDRFKDSSVMVVNANFGCGSSREHAPQALMRWGIDAIIGESFAEIFAGNCLALGIPTVTADHETIAELQSWVDENPDSDIEVDVEAETVTYGGKTIDVTVDDAQRKALVDGVWDTTALMKSNEKAVRDTMDSLPYVESDD; from the coding sequence ATGACGGAAACGATCCCGGAGGTCGATTACGTTTCGGGGACGGGTATCCCGATTCGCGGGAACGACATCGACACCGACCAGATCATCCCGGCGCGGTTCATGAAAGTCGTCACGTTCGACGGACTGGGGCAGTTCGCGTTCTTCGACCTGCGATTTGATGACGACGACGAACCGAAAGACCACCCGATGAACGAGGATCGCTTCAAGGACTCCTCGGTGATGGTGGTCAACGCTAACTTCGGCTGTGGGTCCTCGCGCGAACACGCCCCGCAAGCGCTGATGCGCTGGGGTATCGACGCCATCATCGGCGAATCGTTCGCGGAAATCTTCGCGGGTAACTGTCTCGCTCTCGGCATCCCGACCGTCACCGCCGACCACGAGACCATCGCGGAACTGCAGTCGTGGGTTGACGAGAACCCAGACAGCGACATCGAGGTTGACGTGGAGGCCGAGACGGTCACCTACGGCGGGAAGACCATCGATGTGACCGTTGACGACGCCCAGCGAAAGGCGCTCGTGGACGGCGTCTGGGATACGACAGCGCTGATGAAGTCGAACGAGAAAGCGGTCCGCGATACGATGGACTCGTTGCCTTACGTGGAGAGCGATGACTGA
- the leuB gene encoding 3-isopropylmalate dehydrogenase yields the protein MTEQIVVVEGDGIGAEVVPAAVDVLKAVGDFEFVEADAGDAVKAETGEALPQETYDAVADADATLFGAAGETAADVILPLREAVDSFVNVRPAKAYPGVDALRPETDLVFLRENTEGVYSGHEDRLSDDLSTLTRVVTTSASEQLAEYACDFVGGEGGSFQIAHKANVMRETDGRFRDTIVSVADKRGVEVEEVLMDAFATRVCLDPTQFDTIVCPNLAGDVLSDLAAGLVGGLGLLPSANIGPDNALFEPVHGTAPDIAGEGIANPSATILSAAMLLEHLGYDDEGAAVREAVESTLAEGPCTPDLGGDAATEDVTKAIINKLD from the coding sequence ATGACTGAGCAAATCGTTGTCGTCGAAGGTGATGGCATCGGGGCGGAGGTCGTCCCGGCCGCTGTGGACGTACTGAAAGCGGTCGGCGACTTCGAGTTCGTCGAAGCCGACGCCGGCGACGCTGTGAAGGCCGAAACAGGTGAGGCACTGCCGCAGGAGACGTACGACGCCGTCGCCGACGCTGACGCGACGCTGTTCGGCGCAGCGGGCGAGACGGCTGCCGACGTGATTCTCCCGCTCCGCGAAGCGGTAGACTCGTTCGTCAACGTCCGTCCGGCGAAGGCCTACCCCGGCGTTGACGCACTCCGACCGGAGACGGACCTCGTCTTCCTTCGAGAGAACACCGAGGGCGTCTATTCGGGTCACGAGGACCGTCTGTCGGATGATCTCTCCACGCTCACGCGCGTCGTCACCACCTCGGCGTCAGAACAACTCGCCGAGTACGCCTGCGACTTCGTCGGCGGCGAGGGCGGCAGTTTCCAGATCGCCCACAAAGCGAACGTGATGCGCGAAACCGACGGTCGATTCCGCGATACCATCGTCTCTGTCGCCGACAAACGTGGCGTCGAAGTCGAAGAAGTGCTGATGGACGCCTTCGCCACGCGCGTCTGTCTGGATCCGACGCAGTTCGACACTATCGTCTGTCCGAATCTCGCGGGTGACGTGCTTTCGGACCTCGCGGCCGGACTCGTCGGCGGTCTCGGTCTGCTCCCTTCGGCTAATATCGGCCCCGACAACGCTCTCTTCGAACCGGTTCACGGCACCGCACCGGATATCGCTGGCGAGGGTATCGCCAACCCGTCGGCGACGATTCTCTCCGCGGCGATGCTCTTAGAACACCTCGGCTACGACGACGAGGGCGCGGCCGTCCGCGAGGCGGTCGAATCCACGCTCGCTGAGGGGCCGTGTACCCCTGATTTGGGTGGCGACGCCGCCACCGAGGACGTGACGAAAGCAATCATCAACAAACTCGACTGA
- the ilvN gene encoding acetolactate synthase small subunit, with protein MTDANDANGELPKHGLKGPEPNERPHPEGRRNSQGIRIDPEVEAEPDTQRAVISALVENDPGVLSRVSGLVSRRQFNIESLTVGPTTVDGHSRITMVVEEPAPGIDQIEKQLSKLKPVISVGELDDDAVRAELVLLKVRGDEPDKVHAITEMYEGKTLDAGPRTITVQLTGNEQKIDDAIDAFRQFGIIEIARTGQTALARGDQATVPGEKPATSGEPTTPTNYDD; from the coding sequence AAGGGACCGGAACCCAACGAACGACCACATCCGGAGGGACGACGCAACTCGCAGGGCATCCGCATCGATCCTGAAGTCGAGGCGGAACCCGACACGCAACGCGCCGTCATCTCCGCGCTGGTCGAGAACGACCCCGGCGTGCTCTCGCGCGTGTCGGGACTCGTCTCTCGACGGCAGTTCAACATCGAGAGTCTGACCGTCGGTCCGACCACCGTGGACGGACACTCTCGAATTACGATGGTCGTCGAGGAGCCGGCTCCCGGCATCGACCAGATCGAAAAGCAACTGTCGAAGCTGAAGCCCGTCATCTCGGTCGGCGAACTGGACGACGACGCCGTGCGCGCGGAGTTAGTGCTCTTAAAGGTGCGCGGCGACGAACCGGACAAAGTTCACGCCATCACCGAGATGTACGAGGGGAAGACGCTCGACGCCGGCCCGCGGACCATCACGGTGCAACTCACCGGCAACGAACAGAAGATAGACGACGCCATCGACGCCTTCCGCCAGTTCGGCATCATCGAGATCGCCCGGACCGGACAGACCGCACTGGCGCGCGGTGACCAAGCCACAGTCCCCGGAGAGAAACCAGCAACCTCCGGCGAACCGACGACTCCAACAAACTACGATGACTGA
- the leuC gene encoding 3-isopropylmalate dehydratase large subunit — translation MSKGTLYDKVWDNHTVTQLPTGQTQLFVGLHLIHEVTSPQAFGMLRERGMDVAFPDRTHATVDHIVPTSDQSRPYTDDAAEEMMSELEENVRDAGIDFSDPTTGDQGIVHVIGPEQGITQPGTTIVCGDSHTSTHGAFGALAFGIGTSQIRDVLATGCIAMEKQKVRKIEVTGELGEGVEAKDVILEIIRRLGTDGGVGYVYEYAGEAIENLGMEGRMSICNMSIEGGARAGYVNPDETTFEWLEETDEFADDPEKFERLKPYWESVQSDEDAEYDDVVTIDGDELEPVVTWGTTPGQGVGITEPIPAPEELPEDKQDTARRAQEHMRVTPGETMEGYPIDVAFLGSCTNARLADLRRAARLVKGRQVHEDVRAMVVPGSQRVQTAAEEEGLKDIFEEAGFEWRNAGCSMCLGMNEDQLEGDEACASSSNRNFVGRQGSKDGRTVLMNPRMVAAAAINGAVSDVREMKEVNLA, via the coding sequence ATGAGTAAGGGAACGCTGTACGACAAGGTCTGGGATAACCACACCGTCACGCAACTGCCGACCGGGCAGACGCAACTGTTCGTCGGCCTGCACCTCATCCACGAGGTGACGAGTCCGCAGGCGTTCGGGATGCTGCGCGAACGCGGCATGGATGTGGCGTTCCCCGACCGGACGCATGCGACGGTAGACCACATCGTCCCGACGTCGGACCAGTCGCGCCCGTACACCGACGACGCCGCCGAAGAGATGATGTCGGAGTTAGAGGAGAACGTCCGCGATGCGGGTATCGACTTTTCGGATCCGACGACGGGCGATCAGGGTATCGTCCACGTCATCGGACCGGAGCAGGGAATCACCCAGCCCGGAACGACCATCGTCTGCGGCGACAGCCACACCTCGACGCACGGCGCGTTCGGCGCGCTGGCGTTCGGTATCGGCACCTCACAGATCCGTGACGTGCTGGCGACGGGATGTATCGCCATGGAAAAACAGAAGGTCCGGAAAATCGAGGTCACCGGCGAACTCGGCGAGGGTGTCGAGGCGAAGGACGTCATCCTCGAAATCATTCGTCGTCTCGGAACCGACGGCGGCGTCGGCTACGTCTACGAGTACGCCGGGGAGGCTATCGAAAACCTCGGCATGGAAGGGCGGATGTCGATCTGCAACATGTCTATCGAGGGCGGCGCTCGCGCGGGCTACGTCAACCCCGACGAGACGACGTTCGAGTGGTTAGAAGAGACCGACGAGTTCGCGGACGACCCCGAGAAGTTCGAACGGCTGAAACCCTACTGGGAGTCCGTCCAGTCCGACGAAGACGCCGAGTACGACGACGTGGTCACTATCGACGGCGACGAACTCGAACCGGTCGTCACGTGGGGGACGACGCCCGGACAGGGCGTCGGTATCACCGAACCCATCCCGGCACCCGAAGAGTTGCCGGAGGACAAACAGGACACCGCGCGCCGTGCCCAAGAGCACATGCGCGTGACGCCCGGCGAGACAATGGAAGGCTACCCAATCGACGTGGCGTTCCTCGGATCCTGTACGAACGCTCGCCTCGCGGACTTGCGCCGTGCCGCCCGCCTCGTCAAGGGGCGACAGGTCCACGAGGACGTGCGCGCGATGGTCGTCCCCGGCAGTCAGCGCGTCCAGACGGCGGCCGAAGAGGAAGGACTGAAAGACATCTTCGAGGAAGCCGGCTTCGAGTGGCGTAACGCTGGGTGTTCGATGTGCCTCGGCATGAACGAAGACCAACTGGAGGGCGACGAGGCGTGTGCGTCCTCCTCGAACCGTAACTTCGTCGGCCGGCAGGGATCGAAAGACGGGCGTACCGTCCTGATGAACCCGCGCATGGTCGCCGCCGCGGCTATTAACGGGGCAGTGAGTGACGTGCGCGAGATGAAGGAGGTGAATCTGGCATGA
- the ilvC gene encoding ketol-acid reductoisomerase, producing MTDDELTTTVYYDEDADRTHIDDKTVAVLGYGSQGHAHAQNLADSGVDVVVGLRESSSSRAAAKDDGLRVATPVEAAAEADIVSVLVPDTVQPAVFEEIRDELDAGDTLQFAHGFNIHYNQIRPPEDVDVTMVAPKSPGHLVRRNYQSDEGTPGLIAVYQDETGDARDEALAYAHAIGCTRAGVIQTSFQEETETDLFGEQAVLCGGVTSLVKQGYETLVDAGYSPEMAYFECLNELKLIVDLMYEGGLGEMWHSVSDTAEYGGLTRGDRVVDEHARENMEEILEEVQNGTFAREWIAENQAGRPSYTQLKDREENHHIEQVGEPLRDLFAWADEGDAEKAEAPADD from the coding sequence ATGACTGACGACGAACTCACGACGACTGTATACTACGACGAAGACGCAGACCGAACGCATATCGACGACAAGACCGTCGCCGTTCTCGGCTACGGCAGTCAGGGTCACGCCCACGCACAGAACCTCGCAGACAGCGGGGTTGATGTGGTTGTCGGCCTCCGCGAGAGTTCTTCCTCCCGTGCCGCCGCGAAAGATGACGGTCTCCGCGTGGCGACGCCCGTCGAGGCCGCCGCCGAAGCGGACATCGTTTCGGTCCTCGTCCCCGACACGGTCCAACCGGCGGTGTTCGAGGAGATTCGAGACGAACTCGACGCTGGCGACACCCTCCAGTTCGCGCACGGCTTCAACATCCACTACAACCAGATCCGTCCGCCGGAAGACGTGGACGTGACGATGGTCGCCCCGAAGTCGCCGGGCCATCTCGTCCGACGCAACTACCAGAGCGACGAGGGGACGCCGGGTCTCATCGCCGTCTATCAGGACGAGACGGGCGACGCCAGAGACGAAGCACTCGCGTACGCACACGCTATCGGCTGTACCCGCGCGGGCGTCATCCAGACCTCGTTCCAAGAGGAGACGGAGACGGACCTGTTCGGCGAACAGGCCGTCCTCTGCGGCGGCGTCACCTCTCTCGTGAAACAGGGTTACGAGACGCTCGTTGACGCGGGCTACTCTCCCGAGATGGCCTACTTCGAGTGTCTGAACGAACTGAAACTCATCGTGGACCTGATGTACGAGGGCGGACTCGGCGAGATGTGGCACTCCGTATCCGATACCGCCGAGTACGGCGGTCTCACGCGCGGTGACCGCGTCGTTGACGAACACGCCCGCGAGAACATGGAGGAGATTCTCGAAGAGGTCCAAAACGGGACGTTCGCCCGCGAGTGGATCGCGGAGAATCAGGCTGGACGGCCCTCCTACACGCAACTGAAAGACCGAGAGGAGAACCACCATATCGAACAGGTGGGCGAACCCCTGCGTGACCTGTTCGCGTGGGCCGACGAGGGCGACGCGGAGAAAGCAGAAGCACCGGCAGACGACTAA